The genomic region ACCACCGGGGCGACGTCGCCGGACTCGCTGGGCACGAAGCGCGCCCACTCCGCACACCACTGCGCCTTGAGGCTGGCGGGTGCGATGACCAGCACACGCTCGGCGGCCCCCGAGGCCAGCAAGACGTGGGCGATGGCCGCTGCCTGGACGGTCTTGCCGAGCCCCATGTCGTCGGCGAGCAGCAGGCGCCCGCGCGCGAGGAAGCGCTCCACGGTGCGCCGCTGATACGGACGCAGGGTTGCGCCGAAGCGACGGAGGGCCCGTGCCCTGCCGCGGCGGGCGGTGTCCAGCGAGGCCGCGCGCGCCTGCTCTTCGGCCTCGAAGCCCAGCCACGCGGCGAGCGCCGGGTCAGCCGCGCGCCCTACGTTCAGCGCGGCGACGTGCGCAACGAGGGCGCTGCGGGCCTGCGAGGTCTGCCGCGACGGGTCGACGCGCAGGGTGCCGTCCGGACCCGCGCCGAGCCCCCGCAGCCGAGCCCCCACGGCTGCGTCCGGCGCGAGCGCGACGCCGCGCACCCAGTCGCTGGGCTCGGTCGCGGACCAGACGGGAGACCAGCGCACCGGAGGCGCGCGGTGTGGTGCGCGCGCGAGGCGTTCGAACGCGTCCGCATCGTCCGCGAGGTCGCGCAGCAAGGTGAGCCCGTGCTTGCACACCCCGAGGCCGCCAGAGCGAAAGTCCGCGCACTCGCACACCAGGTCCAGCGGCGCGGTGCCACGGAGGAGCAGACCGTACGACCTGTCCCCAGCGCTCGCGGCCACGCGGTAGCGCCCGCGCCCGCGCCGCGCAGGCGCGCGCACCACCTCGAGCTGGTCCGCGAGCATGTTGGTCCAGCGGCGCTGCATGGCATCGCGCGCCGCGTCCCGCACGCCGCTCGGGGCGTTGGCGAAGTGGGCGTCGAGGTGCGCGTCGAGGACATGGGCGAGGGCGTCGCCGATACGCTTGGGGCGGGGCGCGGGCATGGCGCGCGGAGGCTAGCACGGTGGTGGCAGGCGCTCTTCGGCCGGCGACGCTGCAACGGCTAGGCGGAGAGCAGGCGCATGCCCGGGGCCACCTCCACGAACTCCACACGGTCCCCGGCGGTGACCTGGGGCGCGCGCCGCACTTCGGCGGGGATGGTGATCTGGCCTTTGCTGGAGACAGTGGCGGTGGTCATCGGGCTCCGACGGGCTAGTGCCGTACTTGGGTGTCGGCAACGTCGCGCAGCGAGCAAGAGCCTCGTGGTGGTGCGGCGATCTGGTCGGCCAAGAGCGGGTCCAGGACTTCAGTGCGGGCGCGGGTCGTCTCCCCGTTCTCAACACGGCGGGACGGTGCGCTGTTCAACGGCGTCCTCGCTCGTGAGCGACGGGGAGAATGAAGTCGTTTCACGAGTCGCGCCCGAGAAGAACACCCGCTCGGCGTTCCCGGGTCGAGTGACGTCCGCTATTCTTCGGAAGACTGCATGTACCTCAAAGGACGTCTGGGTCTCGAGTCGGCGCGTATCCCCCACGCGGATCGCCACGGCATGGTCTGGCTCGCGTATGGGAATCTCACCGTTCGGCAGGGCACGCTCACGTTCGACACCGCTGGGTTCGATGATGTCCCCGCCGGCCGCTATGACATCCCGTTCCAGGCGATCTCGTTCGTCCTGCTCGGTCCGGGAACGACCGTGTCCCACGACGCGCTGCGCTTGATGGCCCGCCATCACACTGGACTGTTCGCGATTGGCGAGGACAGCGTCAGGCTGTACGCGTCGTTGCCGAAGCCACCCGACCAGTCGAAGCGGGCGCGCCGACACGCAGAGCTGTGGGGCGACGCCCGCAAGCGTCTCGACGTCGTGCGTCGGATGTACGCCTGGCGCCTGGGGGAGCTCGTCCCCTCCGCTGACATCGCCGTGCTCCGCGGCATCGAAGGCGCGCGCGCCCGCGAGATGTACAAGCAGCTGGCAGCACAATACGGGGTCACGTGGCGAGGTCGCCGGTACGACCGCGAGAAACCAGAACTCACGGACCGTCCGAACCAAGCAATCAACCACGCAGCGGTCGCTTGCTACGCCGCCGCGAACGTAGCCGTCAACGCCACAGGCTGCATTCCCCAGTTGGGGTTCATCCACGAGGACTCGGGAGAAGCATTCGCGCTCGATATTGCCGACCTGTTCCGCGACAC from Sandaracinaceae bacterium harbors:
- the cas1e gene encoding type I-E CRISPR-associated endonuclease Cas1; the encoded protein is MYLKGRLGLESARIPHADRHGMVWLAYGNLTVRQGTLTFDTAGFDDVPAGRYDIPFQAISFVLLGPGTTVSHDALRLMARHHTGLFAIGEDSVRLYASLPKPPDQSKRARRHAELWGDARKRLDVVRRMYAWRLGELVPSADIAVLRGIEGARAREMYKQLAAQYGVTWRGRRYDREKPELTDRPNQAINHAAVACYAAANVAVNATGCIPQLGFIHEDSGEAFALDIADLFRDTFTLPVAFEATKMVNKSPDDLLERTVRKLAAREIRRAQLVPTMIARIKELLDADDPDRDQERP
- a CDS encoding AbrB/MazE/SpoVT family DNA-binding domain-containing protein, with amino-acid sequence MTTATVSSKGQITIPAEVRRAPQVTAGDRVEFVEVAPGMRLLSA